Genomic DNA from Terriglobales bacterium:
GTGTGGCCGAGCACACTCCCGACAAGGTGCACTCGATGCTCTCCGAGTTCCACTCCGTGGTGCGGGCGCTGCTGGCCACGAAGAAGGTCACCGTCACGGCGGTGCGGGGAAGTTGTCTGGGCGGCGGCGCCGAGGTCGCGCTGGTGTGCGACATCGCCTACACCGCCGCGACCGCCAAGTGGGGCTTCCCGGAGATCACGCTGGCCTGCTTCCCGCCGGTGGCGGTGGTGGCGCTGGCGGCAGTGGTCGGACAGAAGCGCGCCGCCGAGCTGGTGCTGAGCGGCCGTATCTTCAGCGGGGACGAAGCGGCGGCCATCGGCCTAGCCAACGCCGCCGTGCCGGAAACAGAATTGTCAGCGCGGGTGGACGAGGCCGTAGCGCGCCTGGCCAAGCTCAGTCCGGCGGCCCTGCGCTTGACTAAGAAGGCGCTCTACGCCTGGGACGCCATGCACTTCGACAAAGGCCTGGCCCGCGCCGAGCAGATCTACCTGGAAGAGTTGATGAAGACCGAGGACGCGCCC
This window encodes:
- a CDS encoding enoyl-CoA hydratase/isomerase family protein is translated as MATPTASFSKIALDFQPPVARLTLASPPLNIIDMAMMNELRAALELVETRDDVSILILAGSEKHFSAGVSVAEHTPDKVHSMLSEFHSVVRALLATKKVTVTAVRGSCLGGGAEVALVCDIAYTAATAKWGFPEITLACFPPVAVVALAAVVGQKRAAELVLSGRIFSGDEAAAIGLANAAVPETELSARVDEAVARLAKLSPAALRLTKKALYAWDAMHFDKGLARAEQIYLEELMKTEDAPEGIRAFMEKRQPVWKGK